A part of Lacibacter sp. H407 genomic DNA contains:
- a CDS encoding radical SAM/SPASM domain-containing protein, translating to MQTIFEPSMPQLHRNDILNLFSKITPRRAWNMTKVWSSYQLSRFLKKPVQWGYPISISFEPTTSCNLRCPECPSGLREFTRPTGMLQKSFFEQTIDDIHKDLLYLIFYFQGEPYLNPEFLPMVKYAAQKKIYTATSTNAHYLTEEKAKQTVESGLDRLIISIDGTTQDVYQQYRVGGKLDKVLEGAKNIVKWKKELNSKKPFVVFQFLVVKPNEHQLEDVKQLAKEVGVDDVWFKTAQVYDYENDPNKLIPSLSKYSRYKKNADGSHSPKNKLQNHCWKLWHANVITWDGLVVPCCFDKDAMHQLGNLKMQSFKEVWHNDNYKQFRSELMTSRKNIDICANCSEGLKVWEE from the coding sequence TTGCAGACTATCTTTGAACCCTCAATGCCGCAATTACACCGTAACGATATACTCAACCTTTTTTCGAAGATAACCCCACGCCGTGCCTGGAATATGACGAAGGTGTGGAGCAGTTACCAGTTGAGCCGCTTTCTAAAAAAGCCGGTACAGTGGGGCTATCCGATTTCGATTTCGTTTGAACCAACTACAAGCTGTAATCTGCGTTGTCCTGAATGCCCGAGTGGTTTGCGTGAATTCACACGGCCAACAGGTATGTTGCAGAAAAGTTTTTTTGAACAAACGATCGACGATATTCATAAAGATCTGCTTTACCTCATTTTTTATTTTCAAGGCGAGCCCTATCTCAATCCGGAGTTTTTACCGATGGTGAAATATGCTGCGCAGAAAAAAATCTATACAGCTACCTCTACCAATGCGCATTATTTAACGGAAGAAAAAGCAAAGCAAACGGTGGAAAGCGGTTTAGATCGTTTGATCATTTCGATTGATGGTACTACACAAGATGTGTATCAGCAATACAGAGTTGGTGGCAAGCTTGATAAAGTATTGGAAGGCGCAAAGAATATTGTGAAGTGGAAAAAAGAGCTCAACAGCAAAAAACCTTTTGTGGTGTTTCAGTTTTTAGTGGTGAAGCCGAATGAACACCAACTGGAGGACGTAAAACAATTAGCAAAAGAAGTAGGCGTAGATGACGTATGGTTTAAAACTGCACAGGTATACGATTATGAAAATGATCCAAATAAACTGATTCCTTCATTAAGCAAATACAGTCGCTATAAAAAGAATGCAGACGGCTCTCATTCACCCAAAAATAAATTGCAGAACCATTGCTGGAAGCTGTGGCATGCAAACGTTATTACCTGGGATGGTTTGGTGGTGCCCTGTTGTTTTGATAAAGATGCCATGCATCAACTCGGCAATTTAAAAATGCAATCGTTCAAAGAGGTTTGGCACAACGATAACTACAAACAGTTCCGCAGCGAACTAATGACCAGCCGGAAAAATATCGACATCTGCGCAAATTGCAGCGAAGGGTTGAAGGTTTGGGAGGAATAG
- a CDS encoding CHRD domain-containing protein has protein sequence MQRFLLKSAVLFLLPVILFSCKKNNNGSDATVVKEWSLNLSAKNENPAPAGRSEAGMATIKLMSDNSIMYNFNVTGLASSDALTGAHFHSGNAGANGSVILNFNPTFSGTSSSGTILNVRQTLVDSLKSDANEIYFNVHSNQVASGLVRAQINTKVELAMDIMLSGSNEVPAVSTSATGTARLRLTADKKLYSIVTVTNLQAGDALLFAHLHSGAAGVNGAIVLGIAGSASDFATDKVFALTDVIYNSIKNDAMYVNAHSTLYANGVVRGQIR, from the coding sequence ATGCAAAGATTCTTATTAAAAAGTGCGGTGCTGTTCCTTTTGCCTGTTATTCTCTTCTCCTGTAAAAAAAACAACAACGGCTCCGACGCTACGGTGGTAAAGGAATGGTCGCTCAACCTGAGTGCAAAAAATGAAAACCCTGCACCGGCCGGACGGTCAGAAGCAGGTATGGCTACTATTAAACTGATGAGCGACAATTCGATCATGTATAATTTTAATGTTACGGGTCTTGCAAGCAGCGATGCTTTAACCGGAGCACATTTTCATTCCGGTAATGCCGGAGCCAATGGTAGTGTGATCTTAAATTTCAATCCAACATTTTCAGGAACTTCATCAAGTGGTACCATTTTAAATGTTCGTCAAACATTGGTTGATAGTTTGAAAAGTGATGCCAATGAAATTTATTTCAATGTTCATTCAAACCAGGTGGCTTCCGGTCTTGTGCGTGCACAGATCAATACCAAAGTTGAATTGGCAATGGACATCATGTTAAGCGGGTCAAACGAAGTGCCAGCTGTTTCTACATCAGCTACGGGTACAGCTCGCTTGCGACTTACTGCCGACAAAAAACTATATTCAATCGTGACTGTTACTAATCTGCAGGCTGGTGATGCATTGCTGTTTGCTCATTTACATAGTGGTGCAGCAGGTGTAAACGGAGCCATTGTACTGGGAATTGCCGGTAGTGCCAGCGATTTTGCAACAGACAAAGTATTTGCGCTTACCGATGTGATTTACAACTCCATCAAAAATGATGCGATGTATGTGAATGCTCATTCAACGTTGTATGCAAATGGTGTGGTAAGAGGTCAGATCCGATAA
- a CDS encoding AI-2E family transporter has translation MASFSSRLRQIILLVVLIALGLLLVKELYIFLPGFLGAITLYILSRGWYRYLTIKKKWNKSLTATTFMLGFLVLFGLPVYYIISLLSPKITEVFSHSDEVVQGLKSVSAQIQEWTGQELFTDENVIELQKRIANFFPAFLNSTAMIVSNLAMMLFVYFFMLTNGKAMEASFDYFLPLHEENIDILAKETISVVRANAIGIPLISLIQGIFALVGYWIFGINEFVLWGFITGVFAFFPIVGTTLIWAPLVVFLFSQGNTGQGIGLLIYSLLVTGNVDYLARVTLMKRLGDVHPLVTVLGVIVGLSLFGFWGFIFGPLLISYFMLLFKIYTNEFGPMQPAENPHEHGR, from the coding sequence ATGGCATCATTCAGCAGCCGGTTACGGCAAATCATACTCTTAGTTGTTTTAATTGCATTAGGCCTGTTGCTTGTTAAAGAGCTGTACATTTTTCTGCCGGGGTTTCTTGGTGCCATTACGCTTTATATTCTCAGCAGAGGTTGGTATCGTTATTTGACCATTAAGAAAAAATGGAACAAGAGCTTAACAGCAACCACTTTTATGCTCGGTTTCCTCGTGTTGTTTGGTTTGCCGGTTTACTATATCATTAGTTTATTGTCGCCAAAAATTACTGAAGTCTTCAGTCATTCCGATGAAGTGGTTCAGGGTTTAAAATCTGTTTCGGCACAAATACAGGAATGGACGGGCCAGGAATTATTTACAGATGAAAATGTAATTGAACTGCAGAAACGGATCGCTAATTTTTTTCCTGCTTTCCTCAATAGCACTGCTATGATCGTATCGAATCTGGCAATGATGTTGTTTGTGTATTTCTTTATGCTCACTAACGGTAAAGCGATGGAAGCATCATTCGATTACTTTTTACCCTTACACGAGGAGAATATTGATATTCTTGCCAAAGAAACCATCAGCGTTGTAAGAGCTAACGCCATTGGCATCCCTCTGATTTCTTTAATACAAGGGATCTTTGCACTCGTTGGTTACTGGATCTTCGGCATTAATGAATTTGTGCTGTGGGGGTTTATTACCGGTGTATTTGCATTCTTCCCCATTGTTGGAACTACATTGATATGGGCGCCATTGGTCGTGTTTCTTTTTTCACAAGGAAACACCGGACAGGGAATTGGTTTATTGATCTACAGTTTACTTGTTACAGGCAATGTTGATTATCTGGCAAGAGTTACACTCATGAAACGCCTTGGCGATGTACATCCGCTGGTGACAGTATTAGGAGTGATTGTGGGTTTGAGTTTGTTTGGTTTTTGGGGTTTTATTTTTGGGCCATTGCTGATCAGTTATTTTATGCTGTTGTTTAAAATTTATACCAACGAGTTTGGCCCAATGCAGCCAGCAGAAAATCCGCATGAACACGGGAGGTGA
- a CDS encoding sterol desaturase family protein codes for MLHPNGTWVSYFLVIGIRYLVIAGLAFLVWYLLLRKKISFKKIQQRFPANKDYQREIFFSLCTMFLFAFVPWFFLGHAEIRKHTTFYSNINQYGQLYFWLAFPLMLLIHDTYFYWIHRLMHHPKLFRLLHLIHHKSTNPSPWAAFAFHPLEALLEVGILVVLIYTIPVTKAHLFFFFLFQMFYNVYGHLGWELFPKNFQRTWIGRWINTSVTHNQHHQYFTGNYGLYFLFWDRLMGTLRKDYDTTYDEVKNREKQIPA; via the coding sequence ATGCTTCATCCTAACGGAACATGGGTCAGTTATTTTTTGGTCATCGGCATAAGATACCTTGTAATTGCAGGTCTTGCTTTTCTCGTATGGTATCTGTTGTTACGTAAGAAAATTTCATTCAAAAAAATTCAACAACGTTTCCCTGCCAATAAAGATTACCAGCGTGAAATTTTCTTTTCGCTTTGTACCATGTTCCTGTTTGCATTTGTGCCCTGGTTTTTTCTTGGTCATGCTGAAATACGAAAACATACTACGTTCTATAGCAACATCAACCAATATGGTCAATTGTATTTCTGGCTTGCATTTCCTTTAATGCTGTTGATACACGATACTTATTTTTATTGGATCCACAGGTTGATGCATCACCCAAAACTGTTTCGTTTGCTTCATCTCATTCATCACAAAAGCACCAACCCATCGCCTTGGGCTGCGTTTGCGTTCCATCCGCTGGAAGCATTGTTGGAAGTAGGCATCTTGGTTGTGTTGATCTATACCATCCCTGTTACCAAAGCACACTTGTTCTTTTTCTTTTTATTCCAGATGTTTTACAATGTATATGGTCATTTAGGGTGGGAATTATTTCCAAAGAATTTTCAACGCACATGGATCGGCCGTTGGATCAACACGTCTGTTACGCACAACCAGCATCACCAATATTTCACCGGTAATTATGGATTGTATTTTTTATTCTGGGACAGATTGATGGGAACGTTACGGAAAGACTACGATACAACGTATGATGAAGTAAAAAACAGGGAAAAACAAATCCCTGCATAA